Part of the Vicinamibacterales bacterium genome, CTCAGCCCCGCCGATGATCGGTCCGGCTCCGGCCCCGCCAGGGCCTGCGGCGTGGACGATGGCGAAGGCGACTATCTGAACTGTCCGTTCACCGCGGAGGAGTATGCGCGCTTCCACGACGCCCTGATGACGGCCGAGCGCGCGGCGCTGCACGACTTCGAGAAGGAGAAGTTCTTCGAGGGCTGCCTGCCGATCGAGGTGATGGCACATCGCGGGCCGGACACGCTGCGGTTTGGCCCGATGAAGCCCGTGGGGCTCGTCGATCCGAAGACCGGACGCGGGGCGTACGCGGTCGTGCAGTTGCGTCAGGACAACCTCGCGGCGGATCACTACAGTCTCGTCGGGTTCCAGACGCAGTTGAAGTGGGCCGAGCAGGCGCGTGTGTTCCGGCTGATCCCGGGGCTCGAGCATGCCGAGTTCGTGCGGTTCGGCCTCGTGCACCGCAACACGTACATCAACGGCCCGACCGTGCTGGCCGACACGTGGCAAGTCCGTACGCGGCCGCTGCTGTTCTTCGCGGGACAGGTCTCCGGCGTGGAAGGCTACGTGGAGTCGGCGGCCTCAGGGCTGCTGGCTGGAATCAACGCGGCTGCGGTGGCGCACGGACGAGCCACGTCGGCGCCGCCGAGGACGACGGCCATCGGGGCCTTGGGGTACTATGTGTCGCACGCCGAGCCGAAACACTACCAGCCGAGCAATGTCACATTCGGGATCATGGCGCCTCTCGAGCCGATGGACCGACGGTTGCGGCGCGATCGCAAGGCCCGCAACGAGGCGATCTCGGCGCGGGCGCTGACAGAACTGGACGTGTGGCACCGGGAGCACGGGCGAGACGCTTGTGCCTCTCGGGAACTGATGAGTGGGACAGGCGTCCCGCCTGTCCCGGTGACGCGTTAGGCCGCCCGAACGACTCAGGGCTGAGCGAGGCTGTGAAAGACACACTGCGTGCCTTCCTCGCGTTCATCCGGCTGAACCGGAACGCTTCGGAGCACACGGTCCGGGCGTACGACAGCGATCTGTCGCAGTTGATTACCTACATGGCGGGCCACTATCAGCGGCCGCGTCCGGATCTGCAGCCGTCGGATATCAGCCGTGTCGTGATCCGCGGGTTCCTCGCCGACCTGTTCCGGCAGGGGGAGTCGCGCGCAAGCGCGGCGCGGAAGCTGGCAGCCGTTCGTACGTTCCTCAAGTATTTGCGGCGTGAGGGGTTCATCGAGCAGGACCCTGGTCTGCTGGTGGCGACGCCCAGGCGCGAGCAGAAGATCCCGCTGCACCTCGAGGTGGAGGAGATGTCGCGCCTGCTCGAGACGCCCGACACCGCGACACCGCTCGGGCGCCGCGATCGGGCGATCCTCGAGTTGCTCTACGCCTCGGGGCTTCGATTGAGCGAACTGGTCGGCCTCGATCTCGAGGATGTGAATCTCGGGGGCCGAATGGTGCGGGTGATGGGAAAGGGGCGCAAGGAGCGCGTGGTGCCGTTCAACCAGAGCGCCACCGAGGCAATCCGCGCCTGGCTGCCCGACCGTGCCGCCTTGCAGGGTCGTGGCGGCGGTGCGATCGCGGGCGCCGGCCCGTCCAGCCGCGCGCCGAGGGTCGCCCCCGGGGCGAGAGCCGCGCGGCGGCGGTCCGGCGATGACGCCTTGTTCCTGAACTATCGGGGGACGCGGCTGTCGTCACGCCACGTGCACCGCCTCGTGCGCCACTACGTCACGGCGTGCAGCACCCGCTTCGGCATCAGCCCGCACGCGATCCGCCATTCGTTCGCGACGCACTTGCTCGAAGCGGGCGCGGACCTTCGAGCGATCCAGGAACTCCTCGGCCACGTCCGACTGAGCACGACCCAGCGTTACACCCACGTGAACGCCGCGCAGTTGATGGACGTCTACCGCCGCGCGCACCCCAGGGCCAGGTAGCACGTCGACGTCAGAATTCCTCTGCGGCCTCCCGTCGGCTCTTCGGGAACTCGATCTTCAGCGTCTTGATCTTGTAGTTGATCACGCGCGGGCTGATCGACAGCAGTTCTGCCGCGTCCTTCTGCACCCAGTTCGACATCTTCAACGCTTCGACGATCGCACGCCGTTCGATTTCCTCGAGCGGGATGCCGACCGGCGGTATGCGGACCACGGGCGCGCCTTCCGGGCCGGAGCCGACGGTCACGGCCTCACCGAGGCGGAGATCATCGATCTCGATGAACGTGCTCTCGGTGAGCAGCACGGCCCGCTCGATCGAGTTCTCGAGCTCGCGGATGTTGCCCGGCCAGTTGTAGCGGAGCAGCAGCTTCTGCGCTTCCGGCTTCAGGCCATCCATCTTCTTCTTCAGTTCGCCGGCGAAGCGGCGCACGAAGCAGTCGGCGAGCGCCGGGATGTCGTCCTTGCGGTCGCGCAGCGGCGGCATTTCGATCGAGACGACGTTGAGGCGGTAGTACAGGTCCTCGCGGAACTGACCGTTGGTGACCATGGTCGCCAGGTTTCGATTCGTGGCGGCGATCAGGCGAACATCCACTTTCAGCGTGCGCGTGCCGCCGAGCCGCTCGAACTCGTGCTCCTGGAGCACGCGCAGGATCTTCGCCTGGGTGCTCGTGGCCATGTCGCCGACCTCGTCGAGGAACAGGCTGCCGCCGTCGGCCTGCTCGAAGCGGCCGATGCGCTGCTTGTCGGCGCCCGTGAACGCGCCCTTCTCGTGGCCGAACAGCTCGGATTCGAGCAGGTTCTCCTGCAGGGCCGCGCAGTTGACGCGCACGAAGTTGCGCGACGCGCGCAGCGAATTGTGGTGGATCGCCCCCGCGATCAGCTCCTTGCCGGTGCCCGTTTCGCCGCGGATCAGCACGGTCGTGTTGCTCTTCGCGACCTTGCGCACGACGCCCAGCACCTTGGCCAGCGCGCCGCTGCTGCCGACGATCCGGTCGAATTCGTAGATGTCGTTCTGCGTGTGGCGGAGGTAGTCGAGCTCGTGGCGCATGCGCCGGACTTCCAGCGCCTTCTCGATCTTGACCTCCATCTCCTCGATCTCGAACGGCTTCTGCACGTAGTCGAACGCGCCGCTCTTCATCGCCTCGACGGCGGTCGTGACGGAGCCGAACGCCGTCATCAGGATGACCGCGGTGGACGGATGCAGCGCCTTGGTCGTGCGCAGCACCTCGATGCCGTCGCTGCCACCCATCTTGAGGTCGCTCAGCACGACGTCGTAGAAGCCCGAGTGCAACCGCTCGATCGCCGCGTTGCCGTTGGGCGCCTCGTCCACGTCGTGCCCCGCCTCGGTCAATGCCCTGGCCAGGCCACGCCGCAACGCGTCATGGTCGTCCGCAACCAGAATCCGCCCCATAGTCGTCCTCGCTGCCTGAGGCCGCGTGTTCGCGGTCCCACCTGTCGGGCCAGGAGTGCCGTCCTGCCCGGCAACTTCCTACCGCAGCCAGTCCTCGCCGGTCGTCAGCGGCAGGGTGACGCGGAAGCGCGTCCCCTGCCCCGGCGCCGTCGCCAGGTCGATGTGGCCGTTGTGCGCGTCCACGATCTTCCGCACGATCGCCAGACCGAGGCCTGAACCCTGTGGCTTGGTCGTGAAGAACGGATTGAACACTCGTTCGAGCAACTCCGCCTGCACGCCCGGCCCATCGTCGGCCACCTCGACGACCAGCGTCGCAGAGGGATCCTGCCCGCCAGGCATCGCGACCGGTTCCTGGTACTCTTCGCCCTGAGCGGCCGTGATGGCGATCGTGCCATTGCCGCCCAGCGCCTCCAGGGCGTTGATGATCAGGTTGCTGAACAACTGGCACAGCTGATGATGGTCCGCCTGGATCAGCGGCAGCTGTTCCTGGATGTTCATCGTGACATTGACGCCGCCGCGCGCCACCTTGCGCTCGGCTGTCGTGACCGCGTCGTGCAGCACCTGTGCGATCGACGTGCGCTCGACCTGCAACCGGATCGGCCGGACGAAGTCGAGCACCTCGAGGACGATCGCATTCGCGATCTTCGCCTCGCTGATGATGTCGTTCAGCAGGGACTGCGCATCCGGCGAGTCGGGGATCCGCCGGCGCAGGAGGCCGGCCATGACTTCGATGCCGGCCAGCGGGTTCTTGACCTCGTGCGCGATCGTGGCCGCCATCTCGCCCAGCGCTGCGAGCCGATCGCGCAGCCGTTCACGCTCCTCCATCTGCTCGACGAGCGTCAGGTCCTTGAAGAACAGCGCCGCCCCTTCGGGTTCGCCGCGTTCATCGAGGATGAGCGAGAGCGTGTAGCCGATGACCTTGCCGGATGGCTTGAGTCGAATCTCCGCGCGGTTGGGCAGATGCGCCAGGTCGAATGAGGCTCCGAGGATCCTGATGACGTCCTGCTGTTCGCTGAGCACCTCGGTGTACGGCCGGCCCACATCGTTGTCGTGCGGCTGGATGTCGAAGATGCGATACGCGACCTGGTTCATCATCCTGACCGTGCCGTCGCGCGTGATGGCCAGGACGCCGTTCCGCATGCTCTGAACCATCAGGCGGAAGAACCGGTCGGTCACCGGCGTGCCGGGTTCGGTGGCATCCGCGACGGCCGGGGCGACCAGCTTCCGCGTTCGGACGGGCTGGGCCGCCGCCGCGCGCGAACGCCGTTCGGGAGGGTCGCTCATGGCGTGTGGGTGGTCCTTCTCAGTAAACAGAGGCGCGAGTGATTTCAATAGTGTAACCGTCGCCCGACTTGCTGCCAAGCTGCTTTGGTCCATGTGATCCTGGTGACGTGTCGCGAGGTGATTCGCGATTCAGGGCGAATGGACGGGCAAAGCCCATGCCCGGACCTTGAAGTTCAGTACGGGTGTGAAATAGCTGAAAAAGCAGGACTTGACGAAGGAATGGAGCTGACCTGGTTACGGATGCGTAATCAACTGCTCAACTCCGAGCGGTTGGCCCGTCGATCGTTCCCTGCAACTCTTCCCACTGGTGCATGAGGTCACCCACCTCCCACATCAGGGCCTGGTGGCGGTCGACGATGGGCTGGGCGGCGATGCGATCGTCGTAGAACCCGGGGCTCGCCATCTGGACTTCGAGTGCCTTGATCGCGGTTTCGCAGCCGGCGATCCGCTCTTCGAGGTCCGCCACGCGAGCCTTGGCCGCTTTGGCCGTGCGGTCGCGCCGGCGTGCCTCGATCTGCGTCTGGCGTCGCACCTCGCGGTCGTCCGTGCCGGGCGACCGGCCTGCCTGTCCGGCGGCCTTGGTGGGCGCCTCATGGTGCTGGCGCGGATGCGCCTTCTGCGAGTGGGCCGCCTGGGGCGTGTCCGGGGCCCGGTTCGATCGGACCTTCGGCTGAACGGGGCGCGCGTCGGAAGCCGCGTGCGCCTTCGACCAGAGGAATTCCTCGTACCGCCCCGGATAGCTGTGGGCCTCGCCGCTGCCAACCTCGACGATCCGGTTGGCGAGCTTCTCGACGAAATACCGGTCGTGCGACACGAAGATCAGCGTGCCGCCGTAGTCCGCGAGCGCCTCCAGCAACACGTCCTTCGAATCCAGATCGAGGTGGTTGGTTGGTTCGTCGAGCAGCAGCGTGTTCGACGGCCGCAGCAGCATGCGTGCGACCGCGAGCCGCGTGCGTTCCCCGCCCGACAACACGCCGACGCGCTTGTAGACATCGTCGCCCGAGAAGAGGAAGCCCCCGAGGATGTTCCGGATCGCCGGCACCATCTGGTTCGGCGAACCGCTGGCGAGCGTCTCATAGACCGTCAGATCCGGGTTGAGCCGCGTGGCTTCGTCCTGCGCGAAGTACTGCGCCACCACCTGGTGGCCTTCCTGACGATGGCCCGAGTCGGGGGCCTCCGCGCCGGCGATCATCCGCATCAGCGTCGACTTGCCCGTCCCGTTCGGTCCGACGAGCGCGATGCGGTCGCCCCGCTCGATGTGCAGGCTCGCGCTGGCGAAGACGACGTTGTCGCCGTATGCCTTGCGGATGTGTTTCAGCTCGAACACCGTCCGGCCGCTCTTCACCGATGTCGGGAACGAGAAGTGGACGCGTTTCCGCTCGGGCGGCACCTCGATGAGGACGACCTTCTCCATCATCTTGATCCGGCTCTGCACCTGGGCGGCCTTCGTCGCCTGGTAGCGGAACCGGTCGATGAACATCTTCATCCGCGCGAGTTCCTCGTCCTGCTGGCGCTTCGCGTCGCGCGCCCGCTCGAGCTTCGCCTGACTCTCCGCCAGGTAGTGGCTGTAGTTGCCCGGATAGTCGTTCAGCGTCCGGAGATAGACCTCGGCGATGCGGGTGACGACCGTGTCGAGGAAGTAGCGATCGTGCGAGACGAGGATGACGGCGTGTGGGTACTCGTGCAGGTAGCCCTCGAGCCAGTTCCGGGCCTCGAGATCGAGATGGTTCGTCGGTTCGTCGAGCAGCAGCAGGTTGGGACGCGCGAGCAGGAGTTTCGCGAGGGCGATGCGCATCTGCCAGCCGCCCGAGAACGTCTCCGCCGGGCGCTCCAGGTCGCGCTGGCTGAAGCCGAGGCCCTGCAGGACCGTCGCAATCTTCAGGTCCATGCTGTAGCCGTCGCTCAGACGGAAGCGGTCCTGCAGATCGCTGTACCGCGCGAGCATCTGCTCGTGCTCCGCATCCGGGATGTCGGGATGACCGAGGCGATCCTCGAGTTCGTGCATCTCGGCCTTGATCGCGAGCAGCGGCTGGAACGCGAGTATTGCCTCCTCGTAAACCGTGCGGCCGGAATGCGTCAGACCGTCCTGCGGGAGGTATCCGACCGTCAGATCCGACGGTTTGACGACCGATCCTTCGTCGGCCTCTTCGAGATCCGCGAAGATCTTGAGGAGCGTGGTCTTGCCCGAGCCGTTCGGTCCGCAGAGACCGACACGTTCGCCGTCGGAGATTTGCCAGGTGACATGGTCGAACAGGACACGGTCACCGAAGGACTTTGTGAGGGAGGAAATCTGGATCATCCGGCAGGCTGCGCACGCAGGGGTCGGGCTTGGTTATCGCGATCGGTCCATTCGAAGGGCTCGTCGGAGGGACACGTGCCCCCCGTGTCAATTGTGCGCGAAGTCGTGTGTGCGAGGAAAGTGTGCGAGATCGCTCACAAGGGAGAACATGATAGCACACGGCCACTCGGTTCCCGGACGTGGACGGGCGCGGCTCGGGGGAAGCGTTGTCCGTAAGATACTGCAGGGACACAGGTAAGCTCCGAGGCCTCTCCGGAGTCGGACGCGCAGCCGAGTTGGCGCGGCCCTCGCATGACGGTAGATGGGCGCCCACGCGTTCTTGCGTGTACTGGCGCCCGCTCGTGCCCCGCGTGGTGTGGGGACCCGTCGGCGGGAGGACAACCATGAACAGCGCCCAGCGGACAACTCGAACGCGCCCCGTCGAAGTCCTGGCGCTGCTCGTCCTGACCGCGGCCGTCCTGGCCCTTCCCGCGCCGGCCGCCGCGCAGTCCGCGAGCGCTCCATTGGCCGTGCCCGTCCGCGCGGTCCGATCATGTTCGGTGGACAATTCCGGCGCGCCGACGGTCCCGAAGTCGCCATACGTGCCGGTCGCCGCGAACCAGAACCAGCAGGTGACCATCAGGTGCGGGAACGGCGCGGTCACCTATCCGGTTCAGCCAGGCCTCACGGTGAATCCTGCGAGCACAAGGACCACCGTTGCCACGAGCGCCGACGGTCGTGGCGCCAGCATTCAGTTCTGATCCTGCCTCGAGAAGCGACGCATCCTTCCTCTTCTCCTCCGGGAGTCATTGGGGCACGACGCCGT contains:
- a CDS encoding ABC-F family ATP-binding cassette domain-containing protein, with protein sequence MIQISSLTKSFGDRVLFDHVTWQISDGERVGLCGPNGSGKTTLLKIFADLEEADEGSVVKPSDLTVGYLPQDGLTHSGRTVYEEAILAFQPLLAIKAEMHELEDRLGHPDIPDAEHEQMLARYSDLQDRFRLSDGYSMDLKIATVLQGLGFSQRDLERPAETFSGGWQMRIALAKLLLARPNLLLLDEPTNHLDLEARNWLEGYLHEYPHAVILVSHDRYFLDTVVTRIAEVYLRTLNDYPGNYSHYLAESQAKLERARDAKRQQDEELARMKMFIDRFRYQATKAAQVQSRIKMMEKVVLIEVPPERKRVHFSFPTSVKSGRTVFELKHIRKAYGDNVVFASASLHIERGDRIALVGPNGTGKSTLMRMIAGAEAPDSGHRQEGHQVVAQYFAQDEATRLNPDLTVYETLASGSPNQMVPAIRNILGGFLFSGDDVYKRVGVLSGGERTRLAVARMLLRPSNTLLLDEPTNHLDLDSKDVLLEALADYGGTLIFVSHDRYFVEKLANRIVEVGSGEAHSYPGRYEEFLWSKAHAASDARPVQPKVRSNRAPDTPQAAHSQKAHPRQHHEAPTKAAGQAGRSPGTDDREVRRQTQIEARRRDRTAKAAKARVADLEERIAGCETAIKALEVQMASPGFYDDRIAAQPIVDRHQALMWEVGDLMHQWEELQGTIDGPTARS
- a CDS encoding tyrosine recombinase XerC; protein product: MKDTLRAFLAFIRLNRNASEHTVRAYDSDLSQLITYMAGHYQRPRPDLQPSDISRVVIRGFLADLFRQGESRASAARKLAAVRTFLKYLRREGFIEQDPGLLVATPRREQKIPLHLEVEEMSRLLETPDTATPLGRRDRAILELLYASGLRLSELVGLDLEDVNLGGRMVRVMGKGRKERVVPFNQSATEAIRAWLPDRAALQGRGGGAIAGAGPSSRAPRVAPGARAARRRSGDDALFLNYRGTRLSSRHVHRLVRHYVTACSTRFGISPHAIRHSFATHLLEAGADLRAIQELLGHVRLSTTQRYTHVNAAQLMDVYRRAHPRAR
- the trmFO gene encoding methylenetetrahydrofolate--tRNA-(uracil(54)-C(5))-methyltransferase (FADH(2)-oxidizing) TrmFO, whose amino-acid sequence is MVHIVGGGLAGCEAAWQLARRGVAVTIHEMRPVRPTDVHKTDRLAELVCSNSFRSDKLDNAVGLLKEEMRHLDSLVMRVADEVRVPAGAALAVDRERFADRVTELVTHDPLITLVREEITDIPEPQGADGPVIIATGPLTSQPLSDRIAALVGRAHLYFYDAVSPIVLAETVDQSRVFRASRWARSLRGAEAANVAQDLSPADDRSGSGPARACGVDDGEGDYLNCPFTAEEYARFHDALMTAERAALHDFEKEKFFEGCLPIEVMAHRGPDTLRFGPMKPVGLVDPKTGRGAYAVVQLRQDNLAADHYSLVGFQTQLKWAEQARVFRLIPGLEHAEFVRFGLVHRNTYINGPTVLADTWQVRTRPLLFFAGQVSGVEGYVESAASGLLAGINAAAVAHGRATSAPPRTTAIGALGYYVSHAEPKHYQPSNVTFGIMAPLEPMDRRLRRDRKARNEAISARALTELDVWHREHGRDACASRELMSGTGVPPVPVTR
- a CDS encoding sigma-54 dependent transcriptional regulator; amino-acid sequence: MGRILVADDHDALRRGLARALTEAGHDVDEAPNGNAAIERLHSGFYDVVLSDLKMGGSDGIEVLRTTKALHPSTAVILMTAFGSVTTAVEAMKSGAFDYVQKPFEIEEMEVKIEKALEVRRMRHELDYLRHTQNDIYEFDRIVGSSGALAKVLGVVRKVAKSNTTVLIRGETGTGKELIAGAIHHNSLRASRNFVRVNCAALQENLLESELFGHEKGAFTGADKQRIGRFEQADGGSLFLDEVGDMATSTQAKILRVLQEHEFERLGGTRTLKVDVRLIAATNRNLATMVTNGQFREDLYYRLNVVSIEMPPLRDRKDDIPALADCFVRRFAGELKKKMDGLKPEAQKLLLRYNWPGNIRELENSIERAVLLTESTFIEIDDLRLGEAVTVGSGPEGAPVVRIPPVGIPLEEIERRAIVEALKMSNWVQKDAAELLSISPRVINYKIKTLKIEFPKSRREAAEEF
- a CDS encoding ATP-binding protein yields the protein MSDPPERRSRAAAAQPVRTRKLVAPAVADATEPGTPVTDRFFRLMVQSMRNGVLAITRDGTVRMMNQVAYRIFDIQPHDNDVGRPYTEVLSEQQDVIRILGASFDLAHLPNRAEIRLKPSGKVIGYTLSLILDERGEPEGAALFFKDLTLVEQMEERERLRDRLAALGEMAATIAHEVKNPLAGIEVMAGLLRRRIPDSPDAQSLLNDIISEAKIANAIVLEVLDFVRPIRLQVERTSIAQVLHDAVTTAERKVARGGVNVTMNIQEQLPLIQADHHQLCQLFSNLIINALEALGGNGTIAITAAQGEEYQEPVAMPGGQDPSATLVVEVADDGPGVQAELLERVFNPFFTTKPQGSGLGLAIVRKIVDAHNGHIDLATAPGQGTRFRVTLPLTTGEDWLR